The sequence below is a genomic window from Coffea arabica cultivar ET-39 chromosome 4c, Coffea Arabica ET-39 HiFi, whole genome shotgun sequence.
TTTACAATATATCGGGGCGGTCCGAGTTGATCGTTTGGAGGCACCTGGTCTTACTGCCCAAGCAAATCTTATTGTTTCCTCTTTACCTGCACGATCTAATCAGGCGGAGACAAAAGGTTTATTCCCGTCGAGAACCACCCAGCATCTCACTCTGCCCAGACGAATAGGCAAGAGCACACAACAACATgcagggaagaaaaaaaaacgcaGAAATAAAAAGTGCActtaaaaacatatttttattttttctgaaaaaaagCCCCGATAATAAATATCCAAGGCATACACAACTAGCCTATCAGGTAAACACCTCAAGACAAAAGACACAAGTACTGTAGAGTATAGTCAGACGCCTTTTTCCACTCCTTCAACAGGCTCCTTGACGTCCGTAAGATTGATCCCCTCAACCATTTCGGTTACATCTTCAGCTGCATCATCCTTCACCTTGCCACTGGGTCCATTTGCCATAATTGTCTCCTCCTCGTTATGATTCAATATCTGCCATATTCTAATAGTCCCATCTTCAGAACCAGAAGCATAAGATTCACCCCCTGGAGAGAACCGGACACAGTGCACAGGACCATGATGACCCTTATTGCAGGCTACAACGACACAAGATACAGTTAGAATAAGGGTTTGATGTAATTCCAGCAGAACTACAAAACCAGGTTTAATCTTTCCAAAGATCAAAAGTACGATGTCTAAATTTAGAAACTTTTAtttcagaattttattatcaccTGCAAACTCCAATACTAGTAACAAAATTAGTAGCAATCGAAGATGACGTTAGAACTTAGCCGTAATCCTATTCTAGTAGTACTTCAAAAACGGAAACAGCAAAAGCAGTTAAGTTTTTCAGGTTTCGAACGCTCTAGATGCACCATGTTGTTGTCAATAAAAGGGCATGAAACATGACTTTCTTATCCTAATCGTTGCTTGTCCTAATACTTACTAATTCCATCCCCCTTAAAGCACTCGGGTACCAAAATGAAACAATGACACGAGAACACAAACGGACCATAAAACTTGAAAGAACAAGTAACTTCCACACTATACAACGAAAGAAGCAGAGCAACAGGAGACCAAATGGTGTGTCTGAAACAGACAGTTTTATTTGACTGCCTACCAATCGCGTTTACGGCATTATCTTTTGCCATAGTCCCCACAAACCAAGAGAACTCCATATTAGACGAAAATACAGAGAAAGAGAAGGGTCAAATAAAAGGGACCCCCACCCACAAAGACGGATGCAGCAAGCACTTTACAAGGTCAAAGATTCATACCAATTTCTGCACCAGTGTGAAAATCAAAGACATGAACCCACATGTCTTCACCTCCAGCAACAAACTTATTCCCAAATCTGGGTTCCAAGGAAGCTGATTCCATATTGCAAGGCATGTCATAACTCCTCACCAATCCAAAGCTGgtcaacaaataaacaaatcatCGGCCATACCAAATCAAAAGATAACAGAAGCCATGATTGACAAATTTGCTTCAGAATACAAATTAGTAAGCTAACGTACTGATTTGCATCCCAAAACTTAACAGTGGAACCATCGACTGTTGTTATATAGCGGCCATCATGACTCACTTCAGTACTAGTTACAGCTGACTTGGTCTCGAGTGTTCTGACAATTTTTCCACTTCTGACATCCCATAACCTACAGCACAATTGTTAtgtaaaatgataaaactaaagaaCTTGCACAATAAGTCAAAAACTTCAATGATGACAGTTGAAACTCTTAAAAAAGGGATCAAGAATAACACCCAACTTCAAGCAGAGAAAATTCAAGCGACTAAAATGTGCAGATGGTGTTACCAGCACATAATTAGAATCCAATTCGAAATCTattgaaaaaacaaagaaggcAAGCAAACCACATCCAACAGGTAAAAGAAAAAGGTCCCCTGAAAAAGGCTTCTTCAATTCTTCTCTTTTCTGTGTGCAACAGGGAGAGGGGGGATTGTGAAAAATTTTAGTATTTCATCTCACCTGGCAAACTTTGCCAGGAAAGtttatatcaaaaaaaaaaggtaaggtAACAGCTCGAAGAATCTTTTCCTCTTTCCTAATGTTCTTTTCACCAGAATTAGGGATGTGTTAGAATTATCTCACTACATATGTTCTATCGCACAATAATACTGACTAATTTGGTTCTAAAATGTTTATCCATCTAGGTTCTCATGCAAAGTTTAAATAAAGTAGGGAAAGAATTATAGCTAACCGCAACAAACACCTAAGAACCTGGGGTGGAGTACATCATCTATTATTTTTCATCCACATACCTCACACCACCGATATCCGTGCATGAACTTAATATACTTTGGTCACTATGAAGCCATGCAAGAGTTCTAACTGAACCAGGAGAATCATGAACTTCCCTTGGTGGTGCATCTGGTTGGTTTAAGTCATATATTcgaagaatcttttcaaaaccACCAGTGAGTAGTAGGTGTGTATCCTGCAAGAGCATCAAAAGTCAATTTTGTCAATGTCTTAAAAATCTTACAGAGTATACTGAACTAAAATATTATTGCACTTGCTTATTTGCGTAATGAATAAGACATGCACTAAGGGCTTGACATTTCTTAGGATAAGCAAGAAAAGATTACCAATGGTTCATACTCAAGGAAGGGAAACACCCCTAACTTATAAAAGCACCACAAAAAGTTCAATAAGCATAAACCTGGAAGGTAGGTCCTCAAAAGGCTTCATGAGCAAAAGGATCAAAAGATATCAAATTATAGCAAATACTGATAAAAAAATGTATGTTAACTAGGCCACCTTTAAGGTTCTATGAACTTCTTTAACATGACATGCTTAGAACTATTTGAAGCTTTCCACATCATCAAGTCCATCTTCCAGTTGAACTTTATGCTAGAAAAAATGAAGCTTTTAACAAACTACAACGTATCCAAAAATAGTTGCAATATTTAGCACTTGAAGATATACCAACCAAGAAAGTGTGTGCTTTAAGGAAAAGAATATATCAACTAAAAAGTCACAAGCCCCACAATCCAGTCAATTAAAGAGAAGAACATTCTCAAAAGCTCCAAATGCTACAGTCCAACTAGAAACATGAATGATATTTGAGAAACTCTTAACAGGTTTAAAAACTACACATACTCATTTACTTAGGGCAGAAGGACGACCTAAAACTACCTCCCTGCTCAAGTTAATGGAAAATGCATAGGGACAACAGCAACTCAAATTTTCACAAGCAAAAACATTACAGCAAAAGGGAAGGCAAACCCAAACAAGCAGCTAGTATACAGCAAAAGAAGAATTGCTCAGAATGATAAGTCAGCTCAATATAAAATGCTTGAAACGTAATTGCCTCAAGACGTCAAGTAACAACCAGTCACCTCTGAAAAGGAGCATGCCCGAACTATGTGTTTGTGCTCAAATGAATGCAATTCATCCCCACTTAATGCATCCCatagtttcctgtaaaaaaCAGTCACCATTTATGAACAGAAAATGTACGCTGCCAACCCTACAGCTCTCGACCACAATTCTAGAATATAAGACATGACATAAGCATGTTGGATGCTGATGATTTTGTTCTGCTGTCAAAAAGGCTTTCATACAAATAATTATTCAATTGAAACTATTTGAGTCAGGAAAACGATTTACTctaatttcagaaaaaaaaaagcaatcatTACCTTATGAGAACACATTAGATAAGATACTTGCGTCCCAGAAATCAAAGAGAAACAGAAAAAGCTACTTACGCACTGAAATCAGCAGATGCAGATGCAGCACGTAGAGCAGGTTTATCCAAACAACAACTCCAAACTGCACCTTTATGTCCTTGAAAGGTTCCAATCCAATCACCAGTCTCTCCATTTCTCAACATTGGATTGGAATCTGACATGAAAATAAACTAGTAATTAACCAGAGTCTATTCTCTTATACTCAATAACCTTTTAACTGAATACAATAACAACCATCTCTTGACAATATTGCTTTATACTTTCAGATAACAGGTCTCATAACAAAACCTCGCCATCCCTACTTCtggattatttttttattttttttgaaaaggagTTCTATACTGTACcatcaaaatgaaaatcaacattCATTTTCATGAAAACCTAACAGTAGTTTTTGGTCAAGTGTCGAGTATTCAAATGTCAAATGACCAGGATAAATGTTTCTTGGTATACCACTAGGAACATGATAAAAAAGATACAAAGATAAATCTTCATAAGTAAATCTTGGAAGCCATTGGTAAGTATCTTGGCAAGTCACTTAATCATACCTGACCTAAAAAATATCATTTCATTTTACTGGTCACAATCCATAGCAAGTTGAGAGGCCAGAATGCCACACCTCATTATCGTAGCTCAGTGAATCACACTTGCTTACGATATATATACTGCCCAATATGTAATAGAAAGAGACCTCCCCAACAAGTGAAAAAAAGTAATCAGACATCAAGAAAATTGATTGCGAGTAAGTATTTGGGGTCTGGAGATTACAAAAAGGAGCTTACACAGTCATTCAAACGTTACTTACACTCATGATAGCAACAGACTGGCTGTATATTTCATGGCTAGAAACAGTAACTAGTTTCAAGTACGAATTGGTACAAATGACCGTGATATCATGGACCAAAAggtttaaattaaaaaaatcttaAGCTAGTTATGAGAATTAGAACATGTCGTGTAGGTGCAACTGAAGACAAAGGACTTGATAAATAGACAAATAAAAAGAGATGGCCAAAAACGTTCTTTCTGGAAAGATTACTGTAACTTTTTACAATTAGCTGCAATTTCAAATTGGAATGGTGAACTCCCTACTACATCTGCCTATAAGCTGACTTTGACATGAATACTGAGCAAGTGAAAGACAAACTGGACCTGGTTATGAAAATAACAGGACTTAACGATAAAGCGATCATAGCGATGGCAATTACTGCTAAAGCCCAACCTAAATCCCAACtctcaaaataaagaaaaccaaAGAATTCAATTCGCCAAGGATTCGAGCAAGGATATTGAGACTGAAGTACATATCCTTTCAGGATGCCCAAAAGCCTAATGGTCGGACAAATTTGTTAGCTCAGGAAGCTGCAAATGAACAAGATTTGCTCAATTTACAAGAATGGGTAAGTGTGAATATGAAGGAAAGGCTAGAGATTAGGTCGGTGCTATccgtttcctttcttttaattCTGGTAGCAATTAACTGGGAATGCTTTTGAATACTCATTTGCGTAATTAGCTGGGAATGCTTTTGAATATTCATTTGCTTGGATAGTTGGAAGGAAGAGAACATAGAGGCCATCAAACGTCAAAGCAGTAATCCATTCATTATAATTCTCCTAACCATTAACTAGCAGGGGAAACCAGATTGCTAAAGCGTACACAGAAATATGATGAACTTGTAAAATTCGTATCAACAAACTAGATTGCTCAACTAAAACCGGGAACTAGTGTTCAAATTCATATGTCTAAATAATTCTGGAAAAAGGAATTACCCTTGCTCGCACTGATGAGGAAGAACCCATCTGGAGTAATTGGGCTGTAAAACAAATCCACAACCGGACGAGAATGACCATGGCAAACAAGGGGAGCAGCACCCTTTTTCTTATCCATTACTTAACCGATCcagcgaaaaagaaaaaaaaatgaaagaaaattataaCTTTTTTCTGTAGAAGTGCatctttttcaaattcaaaaaaaatctaAAGTCCAAATTATTTAACCAGAAAATCACACAAATTCCCTGATCCCAAATCAATCACTTGTAATACCACCTCTTTTTTCCCCACTCTTAATACAGTGACAATTGACCCCTAAAAAACCCACAATTGCCTCCGCAAattaaaccccaaaaaaaaagttttttctactttttagattttgatttttttatcaTACACAGCAAAGTCAGCTATACGTATACTGGCGTACATGATTCGTCAGTATAACAACGATTGGTGGCAAATTAAAACAGGAAGAAACCCTAATCAGAGGATAATTCAATTAAGTTGTGATTGGATTCACACCTCCTAATCAGATCAAGTTTTATTTgtgaaagaaaagggaaaaaataaaaagaaaaaaaatactctaaaaatTCACACTACATAACTAGATGTAGGGCTGGGCGCAAAGAAGCTTGAGAGGCGAATGGTTGCCTTTTATAGAGTCGAGAAATTCGTCAGAGTGTTgccttttttccaaaaaaaaaaaaaaaaaaaatttgtgatttTATAAGAAGAAACCTTAATTTCTTATCAAATTATGGACTTACCCAGGAAAAGCTGTCTGGTTGGAATGGAAATAACTAGAGCACTTTTTgatataattttttgaaaaaaatactaGAGCACTTTTTTAACGTgttgtatgtgagataaaaaagtgattaaaaaatgtgttgataATGTAAATAAGTCAGTGtgtgtaaataaaataaaaataatgtgtAATCTGAATTTTTGACTTGGATTGTAAGGTTTATTTACTATCATGTGTTTGGATAAATGAttattgaaaatattatttgaaataaatacTATAACATTTTTTATAATACAATATATGAATGTTAAataaaaggtgattgaaaagataaaatataaaaataaaattaaaaatatgcaaataaatgttttattttttttgcaaataataCCAATTCAAATATATCTAATATGCTATCAATACAATTCCCAAGACACAGGCCTACGTACCAGCGCTCTTGATATAATTcttttaatataatataatatgatTCTTTTAATATAAAATGATTAATATAATTCTTTTAATTAAAAATGATGCTATgatttttttaaccttttttgtTATTTACTAGTATCTATATGTGTACGCTCATAGATTTTGAAACTTAcattgagtatggtggtgaaaCATATACAAAACATTAGTAAGAATGAGAAATGACTAGTCTGACCAGAATTCGTGAATATTGCAAAATAAATTGTTgaataagtttaaaaaaaaagaaagaaataaacttGCTAAGATTTAATTGGTAAAACTAGAGATACTATCGAGGTGATCATATTTGAGCTCGAACTTGAAATTTGGTAACATACTAATGAATATTCCAAGCAAAACTTGGTCCGGAAAAACTTTCGAGTTTTATTGAATTTAGGGACGGGAGTTCGATAGTGGTTTGAGAGCTCGAGGACTTGCAGCAAATGACTTAATCACCCCTGAACATGGAATAGCTACACTGGTTATAGTCATAAACATTGTAACAAATAAAACTGAAGTAATAATTTATAAACAATAACATAATAATTAGATATTTAATGAAAAAACTCATTAGAGTTAGTTAAGCTTTCGAATCTCCAAAATCAGTACTTGAGCTTGACTCAAAATCTCAATCGAACAACTTGAGCTCGACTTGAACTCTCAGCTCACGTTGCTCAATTAAATATCCCCCTAGGTGAACCCAAACAAATATCAAAGAAGTagggaagaaaaacaaaacaaagagtaaaaaataaaatacaaaaaaatctcAACATAATATCTCTTAATAGAGCAGCATATTGTCCTGATTTAAGTTATCAATagtgaagtgaaaataaagAGTAAACATTCCATGCTGAaaacctaaaaaatgaaaagaataaaaCATCAAATTAGTTCTGTCTAtaatagaaaaagaaatatattaAGGGCGCAGTTTTATTTAGTTAAAAATTAAATGAGTTATTtgtaaattatatatttttggtttCCTCCTCCAATTTCTGAGATTATATCTATATATACTAGTGCTAGAGGCATAACCTACGAATGTGCAAATTATggataaagtttttttttaataaaaagacaggagttatttatttttcttatttgctGGCAACGAATGTAAAAgttattagaattttgatttggaaaaaaaagaaggaagttatttgaagttttTATGAAAGAAAGTTATTTAAAGTTAGAATAaaaaagtttttgaaaattgttgaaattgaatttAGTTTATTTGTGGTTATATGTATAAAATATAAATCCTTACttatttgaggacaaaattagAATAATAAATAAT
It includes:
- the LOC113739670 gene encoding uncharacterized protein, with product MDKKKGAAPLVCHGHSRPVVDLFYSPITPDGFFLISASKDSNPMLRNGETGDWIGTFQGHKGAVWSCCLDKPALRAASASADFSAKLWDALSGDELHSFEHKHIVRACSFSEDTHLLLTGGFEKILRIYDLNQPDAPPREVHDSPGSVRTLAWLHSDQSILSSCTDIGGVRLWDVRSGKIVRTLETKSAVTSTEVSHDGRYITTVDGSTVKFWDANHFGLVRSYDMPCNMESASLEPRFGNKFVAGGEDMWVHVFDFHTGAEIACNKGHHGPVHCVRFSPGGESYASGSEDGTIRIWQILNHNEEETIMANGPSGKVKDDAAEDVTEMVEGINLTDVKEPVEGVEKGV